A genomic region of Aureibacillus halotolerans contains the following coding sequences:
- a CDS encoding PTS sugar transporter subunit IIA, whose protein sequence is MSKAILPTSNIELNVQLASKEDAIRYTGNILVNNGYVEASYIDKMLEREEMTSTFIGNSVAIPHGTDEAKAAVLHTGLAIVTVPDGVDFNGNTVRVLIGIAGKGDEHLEILSNIAIVCSEESNIETIVNSTSKEDVIALFSEVTE, encoded by the coding sequence ATGAGCAAAGCCATTTTACCTACATCTAACATCGAGTTGAACGTACAGCTAGCATCAAAAGAGGACGCCATCCGTTACACAGGCAATATTTTGGTGAACAATGGGTACGTCGAAGCGTCGTACATTGACAAAATGCTTGAACGCGAAGAAATGACCTCCACCTTTATTGGCAACAGCGTAGCGATTCCACACGGGACAGATGAAGCAAAAGCGGCTGTGTTACACACGGGCTTGGCCATTGTAACCGTTCCTGACGGTGTTGATTTCAACGGCAACACGGTGCGAGTGCTGATTGGGATTGCTGGGAAAGGCGATGAACATCTCGAGATCCTCTCCAATATCGCCATCGTTTGCTCTGAAGAAAGCAATATTGAAACGATCGTAAACTCTACCTCAAAAGAGGATGTCATTGCTTTGTTTTCCGAGGTCACTGAATGA
- a CDS encoding mannitol-1-phosphate 5-dehydrogenase: MKAVHFGAGNIGRGFIGALLFEAGYETTFLDVNDKLIQAINDQKQYHVALATDEKEETLVQNVSGINSASDTDAAIRAISEADLVTTAVGPNILQHIAKLLAEGLRKRYESNQQPLNIIACENMIGGSSALKEHVFTYLERAEQTVFSELYGFPDAAVDRIVPNQTHEDMLRVTVEPYFEWVVETADLKGGQPPIPGIKYVDELRPYIERKLFTVNTGHAAAAYLGYLKGYSTINEALQVKSIRAMLQGALKESGEALIRTYSFDRDEHAAYIERIIQRFENPHISDDVTRVARGPIRKLGPNDRLIRPAKLYTEATGEPAGQLAYIISAALKYNYPNDPEAMELQEQIKQHGYQKTLETIAELPASHPLTSAILNYLPA; encoded by the coding sequence ATGAAGGCCGTTCATTTTGGTGCGGGCAATATCGGTCGTGGCTTTATCGGTGCTCTACTGTTTGAAGCAGGGTACGAAACGACCTTTCTCGATGTCAATGACAAGCTGATTCAGGCGATTAATGACCAGAAGCAGTATCACGTTGCGCTGGCGACAGATGAAAAGGAAGAGACGTTAGTACAAAACGTCTCTGGCATTAACAGTGCTAGTGACACAGATGCCGCGATACGAGCCATTTCGGAAGCGGATCTTGTCACAACAGCTGTAGGCCCAAACATTCTTCAGCATATTGCAAAACTGCTCGCAGAAGGCTTGCGAAAACGGTACGAAAGCAATCAACAACCACTAAACATTATTGCTTGTGAGAATATGATCGGTGGCAGCTCCGCTTTAAAGGAACATGTCTTCACCTATCTCGAAAGAGCGGAGCAAACCGTCTTCTCCGAGCTGTATGGCTTTCCAGATGCCGCTGTCGATCGGATTGTGCCAAACCAAACGCATGAGGATATGCTACGGGTGACCGTTGAGCCGTATTTTGAATGGGTCGTCGAAACCGCTGATCTGAAAGGCGGTCAGCCACCAATCCCAGGCATCAAGTATGTGGATGAACTCCGCCCGTATATTGAACGTAAGTTGTTTACCGTGAATACAGGGCATGCCGCTGCCGCTTACCTTGGCTACTTGAAAGGGTATAGCACAATTAACGAAGCGTTGCAGGTGAAATCCATTCGCGCAATGCTTCAAGGCGCGTTAAAGGAATCAGGTGAAGCCCTTATTCGTACGTACAGTTTTGATCGCGACGAACACGCTGCGTACATTGAGCGCATTATCCAGCGTTTTGAAAATCCGCACATCTCAGATGACGTCACCCGCGTCGCCCGCGGACCAATCCGCAAGCTTGGGCCAAACGACCGCCTCATCCGCCCAGCAAAGCTTTACACGGAAGCTACTGGCGAGCCAGCAGGTCAGCTAGCGTATATCATTTCCGCCGCATTAAAATACAATTACCCAAACGATCCCGAAGCCATGGAGCTTCAAGAACAGATCAAACAACATGGGTATCAAAAGACACTGGAAACAATCGCCGAGCTTCCAGCGTCCCACCCATTAACATCAGCCATTCTGAATTATTTACCAGCATAG
- a CDS encoding VWA domain-containing protein has product MISLRLIVRSAFAVVITIFILSGCTDNQEPSNNENANNKELEKAVGGKDEQQIDSYDSELPENVLRPETMDALVSLPVGPFAGSLAEEYDAEEVKKALDTFPKITGEASQQERETYVKNIIALFAEDYTPPSAVTDQWRIKDLPPPPAIQDGRYQLKPNLNVEIVLDASGSMAEGVDGDTKMALAKEAIQRFSRELPEEANVGLRVFGHKGTTAFADKEISCQSSALFYDIQPYDDDKHR; this is encoded by the coding sequence ATGATTTCTCTACGTCTTATTGTTAGGTCGGCTTTTGCTGTTGTCATCACAATCTTCATTCTTTCAGGGTGTACAGACAATCAGGAGCCATCAAATAACGAAAATGCAAATAATAAAGAACTCGAAAAAGCAGTTGGTGGGAAAGATGAACAACAGATAGATAGCTATGATTCAGAGTTACCGGAGAACGTTCTGCGCCCTGAAACAATGGACGCTTTAGTATCGTTACCTGTTGGGCCCTTCGCTGGTTCGCTGGCAGAGGAATACGACGCTGAAGAGGTCAAAAAAGCTCTGGATACATTCCCGAAAATCACGGGAGAAGCGTCACAGCAAGAAAGGGAAACCTACGTTAAAAATATAATTGCTTTGTTTGCCGAAGACTACACGCCACCATCTGCCGTGACAGATCAATGGAGAATTAAAGATCTTCCGCCGCCACCTGCCATTCAGGATGGTCGTTATCAACTTAAACCTAACCTGAACGTTGAAATTGTTCTTGATGCCAGTGGCAGTATGGCAGAGGGCGTTGATGGAGACACGAAAATGGCCCTGGCCAAAGAAGCGATCCAAAGGTTTTCCAGAGAGCTGCCGGAAGAAGCTAACGTAGGGTTGCGTGTGTTCGGTCATAAAGGAACGACAGCGTTTGCCGACAAAGAAATCTCCTGTCAAAGCAGTGCGCTGTTTTATGACATCCAGCCATACGATGATGACAAGCATCGATGA
- a CDS encoding vWA domain-containing protein produces the protein MTSSHTMMTSIDDALETFEPSGWTPLAKAIQDATKDLSAFHGESNTNILFIVSDGKGMCGGNPVKAAKEIRDSNIQPIVNVIGFDVDKEGEAQLNEIAKAANGTFALVQHEEALEEQFEKAREIAEKWAGWKSESIQYIRDAKSKATVLLRAYGSETVDKNRRFRSNVKFALSYLSEKNDMDFGLSADLSGMRRDWSSRAGDIEDNVTSSFYDQRDRIFDQMREKIESKAEQNE, from the coding sequence ATGACATCCAGCCATACGATGATGACAAGCATCGATGATGCACTGGAAACGTTTGAACCAAGCGGATGGACTCCGCTAGCCAAAGCGATTCAAGATGCGACAAAAGACCTCAGCGCGTTCCATGGCGAATCGAACACCAACATTCTTTTTATCGTCAGTGATGGGAAGGGAATGTGCGGTGGAAATCCGGTTAAAGCCGCGAAGGAAATCCGTGATTCCAACATTCAACCAATCGTTAATGTTATTGGATTTGATGTTGACAAGGAAGGCGAAGCGCAATTAAACGAAATCGCCAAAGCGGCCAATGGCACATTTGCCCTGGTACAGCATGAAGAAGCCTTAGAGGAACAGTTTGAAAAAGCCAGAGAAATTGCAGAGAAATGGGCGGGCTGGAAAAGTGAATCCATCCAGTATATTAGGGATGCTAAATCAAAAGCTACAGTATTATTAAGAGCGTATGGGTCAGAGACCGTCGATAAAAACCGCAGATTTCGTTCAAATGTTAAATTCGCATTAAGTTACCTAAGTGAAAAAAATGATATGGATTTTGGCCTGTCTGCAGACCTTTCAGGCATGAGAAGAGACTGGTCCAGCCGGGCAGGTGACATAGAGGATAATGTGACCAGCAGCTTTTATGACCAAAGAGACCGAATTTTTGATCAGATGCGGGAAAAAATTGAATCAAAAGCTGAGCAAAATGAATGA
- a CDS encoding VWA domain-containing protein has protein sequence MKSITPFTKRRCLIILLSVLMISGCSDGEKEEPVSDLSNNEADEANMKTEDRPKAADETPKWLLYPETIEDLVELPTGEFAGATFEENAEAIKEVLEGFPSLSEEASKKEKEAYLKKIVAMFTEDYSHPSTISDQWALTDLPPPPEIEDERYELKPNLNVEILLDASGSMVETVGDSTKMDLAKEAIQQFSNELPEAANVGLRVFGHKGTTAFDDKEASCQSSELVYEIQPYDGGQVDDALAAFEPSGWTPLALAIQDATNDLSEFDGETNTNILFIVSDGKGMCGGDPVAAAENLSSSNIQPIVNVIGFDVDQEGEEQLKEIAEATDGLYALVQHEEALEEQFQKAREIADRWEEWRKRATSYLVEENTGGSSLIAEYLDQMGDQTAQVAYDNIDFAIDYLYETSKIESAVSSDFNSWNTDRVVRILDIINAEVNHLYETKEDTFDSTWEEVYKKAGER, from the coding sequence ATGAAAAGCATTACACCTTTTACAAAGAGACGATGTCTTATAATTCTCCTCTCCGTTTTGATGATCAGTGGTTGTTCAGATGGGGAAAAAGAAGAACCAGTATCAGATTTAAGTAACAATGAAGCGGACGAAGCAAACATGAAGACCGAGGACCGGCCAAAGGCAGCGGACGAAACACCGAAGTGGCTGCTTTACCCTGAAACGATCGAGGATTTGGTTGAACTCCCTACAGGAGAATTCGCAGGCGCCACGTTTGAGGAAAACGCCGAAGCAATTAAAGAAGTGCTCGAAGGTTTTCCTTCATTGTCGGAGGAAGCATCCAAAAAGGAAAAAGAAGCCTATCTAAAGAAAATTGTCGCTATGTTCACCGAAGATTACTCTCATCCTTCAACCATTTCGGATCAATGGGCGTTAACGGATCTGCCGCCTCCTCCCGAAATTGAGGACGAACGGTATGAATTAAAACCAAACCTCAATGTGGAGATCCTTCTTGATGCAAGCGGTAGTATGGTGGAAACGGTGGGGGACTCCACGAAAATGGATCTTGCTAAAGAAGCGATTCAACAGTTTTCCAACGAATTGCCGGAGGCGGCGAATGTCGGCTTGCGTGTGTTTGGGCACAAAGGGACAACAGCGTTCGATGACAAAGAAGCGTCCTGTCAAAGCAGCGAGCTCGTTTATGAGATTCAGCCGTATGATGGTGGTCAAGTGGATGACGCACTGGCAGCTTTTGAACCAAGCGGATGGACGCCACTTGCCTTGGCCATCCAGGATGCCACAAATGACCTCAGCGAATTCGATGGAGAAACGAATACAAACATCTTGTTTATCGTCAGTGACGGCAAAGGGATGTGTGGAGGCGATCCAGTAGCAGCTGCTGAAAACCTCAGCAGCTCTAACATTCAACCGATCGTTAACGTCATTGGATTCGACGTAGACCAAGAAGGAGAAGAGCAATTGAAAGAGATTGCGGAGGCGACGGACGGCCTTTACGCCCTCGTTCAGCATGAAGAAGCGTTGGAAGAGCAGTTTCAAAAAGCCAGAGAAATTGCGGACCGCTGGGAGGAATGGAGAAAGCGTGCAACAAGTTATTTGGTAGAGGAAAATACCGGAGGATCAAGCCTCATTGCAGAGTATTTAGATCAGATGGGCGATCAAACAGCACAAGTTGCATATGACAATATTGATTTTGCAATTGATTATTTGTATGAAACATCGAAAATTGAGTCTGCGGTATCTTCAGATTTTAATAGTTGGAACACAGACCGCGTGGTTAGGATTTTAGATATTATAAATGCTGAGGTAAATCATTTATACGAGACAAAAGAAGATACCTTTGACAGCACTTGGGAAGAAGTCTACAAGAAAGCTGGCGAAAGATAG